The Bacteroidia bacterium genomic interval CTTTGATGAAGGATTAATCTATAAAATACGCTGAACAAGGATTGAAGAACAAGGAACAAGGAACAAGGAATTGAGCAGTAAAAACCCTCAAGAACACGAGAACACTCGAACAACTCTCCCTTTACCCCATTACTTCCTTCAAGGCCTTTCCAAATTTCTCGACATCTTCCATTCTACCTGTACTGATTCTACACCAATCGGTAAGAGGCGGGAAAGGCCTACCGATGATGACATCTTTGGCTCTCATTTCCTGCATAAGTCCGCCAATCTCTCTTCCGGTATGGAAGAACACAAAATTGGTGTGTGAGGGTACGTACCTTAGACCCAAATCATCGAGTACGGAATAAATATGCTTTTTCGCCGCTGTATTCTTCTCCAGACTCATCTTGTAAAAGTCTGGATCCTTCAAGGCTGTCATAGCTCCTATATTCGCCATCATATTGCACTTGGCCATGACGTTTACCCGTACCCGCTCGGCGATATCTGGGCGAGCGATCAGGTATCCTACCCGCAGACCGGCAAGTCCATAAACTTTGGAGAAGGTTCGGGATACAATGACATTTTTCCCTTTTTTCACCATCTCGATCATAGAGGGATAATTCGGCTCGGTTATGAAATCGTAATAAGCCTCGTCTGAGAAAAGGGTGGTTCTGTCGGAAACCGTATTGGCAAAGTCCATCAACTGATCTTTCGGGACCAGGGTTCCAGTAGGATTGTTGGGATTGCAGAGAAATACCAAGGAGGTTTGGTTGTTGATCCTACGCTCCATTTCCTCTAAATCATGTCCCATATCTTTGGTAACGGGAACGCGATTGATATAGGCACCGGATTGCTCGGCATAGGTAAGCAGTGATTTGTATACGGGATCTGCTGTAATGATTTCTCCTCCATGCATACCGAAAGTTAATCCGGTAGCTTTCAGCCCTTCTGTGGAACCTGCAGCCATGACTACATGCGCCCTGCTTACCCCTTCTTTTTTGGCTACCATTTCTGCCAATTCATTCATTTTTCCGTAGGGATAGCGGCATCCCAGGTCAAAGTTGTCAATCATAGCCTGGCGAACCTTTGGAGAAGGCCCAAAGGGATTTTCATTGGCATTGAGTTTGGCGATAGGAGAAGTGGAGGGTCCGGGAACAAATAGGTCTGAGTTTCCGGCAAAAACTTCGGCTGGGGTAAGTACTGCAGCCAGTCCGGCCATTCCCCCCATACGGAACCAGTTTCTGCGATTTATTTTTTTCATAGCAATAGTTTTTAATTTTAGGATAGGAGAAATTACGAAGAAAATAGATATGCCTAAAGCGTTTAGATGTGTTAGGGTATTAGTGTATTAGAGATTCCTAATAGGAATATAGCCAAGGGCTCTGCGATTTTTGACTCCATCTTTTTCTAAAAAAAATGGAAAACAACCCTAAAACCACAATACTTAATGCAATAGAAAAGCCCACATGAATAT includes:
- a CDS encoding histidinol-phosphate transaminase; the protein is MKKINRRNWFRMGGMAGLAAVLTPAEVFAGNSDLFVPGPSTSPIAKLNANENPFGPSPKVRQAMIDNFDLGCRYPYGKMNELAEMVAKKEGVSRAHVVMAAGSTEGLKATGLTFGMHGGEIITADPVYKSLLTYAEQSGAYINRVPVTKDMGHDLEEMERRINNQTSLVFLCNPNNPTGTLVPKDQLMDFANTVSDRTTLFSDEAYYDFITEPNYPSMIEMVKKGKNVIVSRTFSKVYGLAGLRVGYLIARPDIAERVRVNVMAKCNMMANIGAMTALKDPDFYKMSLEKNTAAKKHIYSVLDDLGLRYVPSHTNFVFFHTGREIGGLMQEMRAKDVIIGRPFPPLTDWCRISTGRMEDVEKFGKALKEVMG